aacaatattggatgCCTGAACGTGAGGAACCACCTAATTCAACTTGGGTCAGCACATCAGGGATTTGCCATGATTTTGTCTTGTGCTTGTTGCATTGAGTGGTTTAGCATGCATCTTTCAGTAGGGCTTCTCATTAAACAGGGTATAAGAAGTTCACGAGTTGGAAGACAAGAAATTCCATACAATGGCCCCATTGAAATACACAAGTGAAACTGACAACATTTGGAGAGGATAGAATAATGAGAGACACAGATCCATAAACTTACAAATgtaggggagaaaagaaaaaagtagcTTAAAACAGAGTCCTATTGTGAAATACAAATCTCTGAAGCTGCTTAAATGGTTTTAACTCTCTAGTACTTATATGTACCATACATTAAATGACAATTTAGTACACATTCCATCTATTTTTAATAGGTTCAATTTCCACACACTGTTCCTGGAAAATCATCCACATTCTTTATGAAGAAATAGGTCTATTTCATTTAGTGGCATAAAACCTTTCTTAAGAGGTTTTAGAAGATATGCAGTGcagaatagtaaaaataaaataaaaaaccttcccCCGTCTTCATGTTTCAGTAAACATTAAAATATCAGCCAGACTCCAATAGAGGAAAGACCCACGCATTTTAATTAAATCCCATGTTTAGTTCTTTGAGACCATGATACCTGTGGCCTCTTGTGATTGACATTCATCTGTGCGGAGCAGCTGTACTAATCCACAGGATCTTGCTGCTAAAAGGCTGTATCAGATGACAGTCAGTAAAGTAGAATGCTTTGCAATATAATCTGAGAGTAAGAGTCATAGGCATAGCTTCCCAAAATCTCTATGCAAAGCCGTCAAAAGTTATGTTGTTTCATTTGCCcaaaattttaaaagaaaaactgagaaaaaaaaaaaaaaaaaaaaaaaaaagtaaaaaaaaaattacagaactAAATTAAGATTTAAATCCCACCTACCGTGAACTAAAGTATGAAAATATCACAAAttatatgggttttttttttaacctacaaAAGTAATAATTTTGTACAatctgtaatttaaaaaaaaaaaaaaacacaacaaagttCACATTTGGGCATTCATAATGTTCTCTGCAACATCCAGCTAATAGAAGCGCTTGTTTCTTTCTTGACGTTTTTGAAACACAACTGCTCCCACAACAGCACAGACTATAATACCCAACAGTGCGGCTAAAAGCAACAGGAACACTTTCCAGCCAGTCAGGGGGCCACTGCGGAAGTTCCCTGTTGGGTCATCAACATTATCTGGGGGGAAccaaaaaaagacaaaagaagAAGGTTTAGGTTACATATTAGCATATATGATAATTAGCATATACAATAACAATTGAAAAGAGTCACCTATCACAATTTTGGTACAAATgcacccccctttttttaaaaacatgcaAGACTGTTAAAATGCATATCACTGGTATGTTATGATCCAGAGAGAAAAGCCTGGTTTGCTTGGCATTAATTGTAGAAAAtaactttcaatttttttttattttttattatgtgacGAACAACAAGCATGTGCTATAGAACTAAATGTACACCTCACCCTAGTGAATACTTAATTATCATTTAATGGAATGAGTACTAGCAACAAATAAGAGAAGTAGGCTGTATTGCAAAAGGGCACACGCTCCTGCTCctaaatcctcaaaaatacagcaGCAGCGAGACATCAACAACACAGCTTCGGCAGTAAATAAATGTCCAATATCCAAGAGAATTGAACAAGCAACATGTTACACATAGATTGCAGCATATTTTTACAGCACCAAAGCTCACTCAGGACTGCTTACCTCTCCTCCTTCCCAGGAATCATGGAGGAGACATGAGCTCCTCCGGActctgtccaatcaaatgctcctgattagggatcgaccgattatcggtctggccgatattctgtattttcagcaatatcagtatcggccaataaagataccgatattgcctataatgcagaccagggccgccatcagggtcctggtgGGTCCAgaacactcttacttaccttcccaacaGCTCCCTtctgctcccctgtctaaatcttggGAGTCCAGTGGTCGTCAGAgctttgccacgggttaccatggcaatgctccgcacgGCACGCAGGCcacgagagttagacaggggagctgctgggaaggtaagtaagagtgaaaaatgcatttattatacacacacacaaacacacactctgcatttattatatacacacacacaaactgcattcactatttacacattacacaaacacatacacactgcatctactatacacaaacacactgcattcactaatcaaatactcactgcatacaccacacacacacacacacatatatatatattctttaaaacataaaactgaCTGTCATGTATATTTTGAGCATTtacctttaataataaaaaaaagattttcaaaaaataataaacatcttcagttaacagtagatttgtgtagaaatagtaaaacatttttaaaatggtaaatgtacagggtATCGGTAATTattggctatcggcctgaaacgTCACAAATTAacggctccaaaaaaaaaaataaaaaaaaaaaaaatcaatatcggtcgatccctactcctGATAGAGGACCATTGGGGAACCAATGCATGTGTGTCGAGCACTGCACTCGCATCAAATactcccatagggaagcattgaataaatgctttcTATGGGGCGGCAATCACATGACCGAATTTCAGCTGGACAGATTTAGCTAGTTAGCTAGGCAGGTGTAGATGACAGTGTTCTTGTTATGAGACTGGAGCAGGCCTGGGATTGGACAAATATTATGAGCTACAAATATGGCAGGAAAGCAAATAAGCAGGATGCAAGACAAAATCCTTTTCAGTAGACATGAACAgtggcacagactgaccccctcccATTTTGATTGTTACGTATCGTGGTATTTATAGTCATCCTCATGGTTAATTTATGAGGATGGACATGGTGCTAAATGGTATGAAAGGCGGTAAGGCCATCTAGGACTGACTGGCAATTTGGTGATTTTTACAAAGATTTTAAGTCATATGTTATTTGGTTAATCATTTAAAATTATATGGTTGTTATAGCCTCCttgagttttaaataaaaattcagaAACTCTCCTGGATACACTGAAACCATGATATGCAACATTTTACACCTTTTTTTCATCACTACCAAGCCACCTTAACCATGCCTTATCTTTAAACAAAGTAACTTTAGTACATACTCCGCTGAGTTAAAGAGCAATCGGTGTGAGTTGAGTTAATGAGACGACTAGGCCCCACAGTCAATAATATTTCAATACATATCTCACGTCAGCAGCTCAGTTCATACTGAATTTTGTTTGTTATAGAAACATTGCGTAACTTCTAATCACGAATAGGACTCGTGAAAAAAGCAGGCACAACTAAAGATAGTGTGTTATGTTGCAAACAGCAGCATACTTTTTTTAAGCAAAACTAAAAAGATGTGGagggaaaataaaacaaacaggaTGAATACATGGTCAAAATTTAACAAATGCACTTAAAGGACTACTCCATATCCATAAAGCACAACAGCAAATTTGAAGAGctctgtgacggaaccatccgtctgtctggtgctttagtggattcgactattttaggccatccgtctaaaggactgatttgtgatgttatgaagcatgttttaccgttccagcctgttttccagccgttcacctcatttcgcacgaactccatgtctaacatatgggtggccgccattttgggacttttgcacgtgttcgcggccatcttgcgtgcgaacagcggtgtttgcctgtgaacgcgtggaactaaaaacggatacccaaacgggcgaacaccgctgagacctccatacacccagaagttcgtgttggaactaccgaacgacgagccattcggtagttacttgtaatcggctatggggaatccagcgaactcggagatagttgtggatgatgaggatttcgtatgattttaaccggcgaacggagaccgactgcagggccaaaacttatggaactcttttcggctagaagatccgtgcagtcggtcaaaacttcaatcatccataactcccgaaccccttaaccgaatgggctgggatttggacagagtgttcccctaaccaagacctttcaagcggtgctggacttaaaggtgtaccccctggttttggggtacatccataactggggtaaattattgtacagtataattgtgttatgtggttatctgaggggaggagaggtgggggtgttaccctgtgtataattggttattttcatcctccccctgggagtgccctgtgtgtgcgccttttcctaataaaaagcaggctggatgttccagtcctcagatcttgttttgaccctcaacacggagcttcagtctcgttattggggggattcttatttacgcttaaggactattattgggaacttatgccgtttggtggatatcgttatttgagagattactgcttcccctggttatggttcgtggattatacagtatacgaacaaggacttgatacggtgagaggggaaggtggactaaacggtgatttacttattaagacaaaaggtgtcttaacaagcTCCCCTAaggtatttaaagcggcactgtcatgccgaacttatctTTCTttaaatcgattcctcttctcttcctctgtcaggatctgttcttcaattcttcctgtctgctctagtagCATAGTTAATCGGAATTTGGCGAACTTTGACCCACCAGATGTTTGAGAAGTACACAAAATTTCTAAAATCTAGCATACTAAGTGTAGCCATCATTGGTCTAGACTAGAGCAGCACATACATACCTTTGGGAGATTTCAGCAGACTCACACTGGGCTCTATCTTAGTCCAGTCAATATTCTCATCATCTGGTGAATGTTCAACCATTAGCTGATAAAGCTTCATAGAGATGATATCATGATTATCTacagacataaaaaaataattcatatttACTTACTggttcacacagacacataaactgcaGATAATATGTATGTGCTAAAGGTACACAATATGCTCAGTCAACCTGATAAGTCTCCAGTAGCTGCAGATGCTCCAAAAAAGTATCCTGTGGGCAACCGGACTCCAGATATATCAACACAGTTCTTCCATTCATTCTTATCTTCAATATCAGTCATCACCTATAGGGAAACGAGATCAGTTAGCTTGGAGGAAATCAGTCCCATTTGCTAATTATATTAGCAGACTTGTCccctgttgcaaaaaaaaaaaaaaaaaaaatgcccttctCACCGTAAGACGGCCCCTGGAATAGCGCACAGCTAGGAACGTGTCGTGATTCCTATTGCGGATATCAACTGTACAGCCTGCCAATTCTGCGGAACGCCCATCTTTGCTGTGGTCATACTCTACAGTTCCATTGTTCACCATTACAGAGATATAAGGAAAGACACGCTGCAAAGTTAAAGCGCATTCTTAGGTCGGGTGTAATTTTATActctattaaatattaaaataatgccaAACTTTACTCTATGGATTATACTCTATAATCCTTCAGTGTTTTCAGCCTATTTATTAGTCTCTAGAGGGCTTGGTAAAAACTGGAAATATTGCATATTGCAGCAATCTTCAAATGTTGATCCTCCTTTAATACCAACATTAAGcctaccccctcacccccaaATACACAAAATACCAACTTTGTCTTTCTGATACATacaaaaaaattctatttttttgttatctGTTTGTCAAACCAGACAGAACTGAtcccataatcactacaataaaccacagtggttatggtaccactGAGTATCATTTTAGAATGACAACTTTTGATAATTTCTGTTTAAAAGTATGTTCATTGGTCCAGTTACCTTTGGTCCACTAAAATGGAGGTGCTATAATTCCCAAGTAGTTCTCAGATTAAAATATCCACAAACTAATGTAATCAGTCTGCACTTTAGCTTTCAAGCCATTGTTTCAAAATGATTGAGTACAGAaccaaaacaatacaatttacatcactgttaaaacacattttattattttagggaCTAACATCTTTTGCCCAGTTTGCCCTGTGTCTATAAGATATCCATAGATCACAGTGCCAGAACTAACCTCTGTTGTTTCATCATTGGGGTATGTGTCCACGAATATAGCCAAACCATGGAACTTGTCTCTGTTTCCAAAGACAGGACCTTTGaacaacaaaatttgtttttaactACAGAAAGAACACACACAATAAACAAATGACCATCTCAAGAAGTCAATAAAACTAGTAATAGGTTACCTGGTTGTAGCCGATCCCTTGCATACCATAAAGCAAAGCCATCTCCATTGAGATTTTTCTTTCCGGACCCATGGACATGAAATTGCACATGAAGTTCCCAATCCTTCAAGAAGCAAGGCTGAAATATAGAAAATGCAGCATTGAACCTCATCTCATTTGACCTAATGGTATTTTTGTAAGAATGTATAAATAATGTCTTACTATTCTGTTCCAGATTGAACCCTCCTTGCTTCTCTCATCTGGCGTCAAGCGCACATACTGACTAGTCAGCATTGTACTTCCACTGAAATCCCATAATGGCATTGAACTGGAACCTACACCTGTATGGCAATTAAGACAGtccatattaataataacaaggTCACAAACTTTAAAGAACCATATTACTCTTAAAGCCAACGCAGAGTTCtcgctctatatatatatatatatatgcataaaagAAACAGTTATTTTAACAGGTTGACCTGTATCAGGGGTCCCACCTCGACTACCAATGCTGGAGAGCCGGATGTTCCTAAGTGTGAGCTTATCCCTACACTGCAGTCTAAGAGACTAAACTCAGTTTAGCTAACGGATGTTCCTGCTTAGGAACTTTCAGCTTTCTGACATTAGTAGTGAAGGCAGGGAGTAGTGCAAGGCATACCCCAGATAAGAAGCCAAGAGAGCTGTGTGGTTATGCTGCTAGGTGTGACAATCAGGGaccacaaaaaaaactaaaaaaagtttttacactGAATATTTAAGATTACAAAACGTTTTAGTAACAGATGTTCACTGGGTAGAATGAAGTTTATGTTCCATACAAGCTCAAATCTAGTAATCTTTGTACTCTTCCTATACTAAAAtattgattttaaagaaaatacattgCTTTAGTATAAAAGGTAGAATCACAAaagtattattataaaatatcatttaaaaaagtgaaataggcacgtttgttttttcccccacaaAATGATTAAAAAGATGTGCAGAACAAATGGTTAGGAAAAACTTCTGTTATGACAGCAAAGATGTATTTTTTAACAAAGTGGTgaatacttttaatttttttccaatttccaAGTCAAACTTGGAAAATGCTTCAATGTGGTTTATTATGCtttttgttaaaaaattacttattgATGAAAGGTTTAACTTGATGGTTATCTTTTTTCCATCTTAAAGAAAACTAATAATTCTAGCCACCACTTTAGTAGTTTTCGTACTAAGAGTACACTGGCGCCATCCCATGGTAAGGAATTAAACTGTTTCTTGAACAATTTGACACTAACCTACATCTCCAGGGAGGTCGCGGTCTTTCTACCTTCAAATATAGCTAAATCTGAAGAAACTGAGAAAAGTAAGAACCAGGGGCACACAGTTAATTGTCCATCCATCAAAACAATAGTAGTTTGATTTGTTTCTTTTAGTATGGTGCAAGGGGACTACGGGCATCATAGGCACTGCAGTGGGCTGTATTAGGTAGGAAAACTGcttctttaaagaaacactccaatggacaggaaaaaaatatatttttactatttagtagatacatCCCCAATgaaaatacatatgtatttaatGATGCCTTCCCACCCCCCAATAGTGGTGTAACTAAAAACAGCTTGGAAAAGCTACAGATCTTTTGTCCGCAGTCcttgcaatccctccccttattccacagcccagactttctgtggctctccAATAACAGGcttcccaaagcagctcaatgagagttttttttgcaaggcaggtcctCTGAACAATTGTCTGCCTCCtgagtttagctcaactgagctaaaTTTAGGATGCAGACAAGTAACGAGACTGGGTGTCTGACAGCCAAGGGATGTAGCAATGTTATTTCCTAGAAGAGCCAATTTCCattcaaatctgcacttttttctaAAACAACAAACACAACAGGATACACTCTTCCCATGTAAAGCATGTCAGAAAGCAAAAGTacaagtgctttaggtgtttggtgtgtccctttaaaggaactcaataatgtcaggaatacaaacatgcattcttgacactataggcacccagaccacttcaacacattaaagtgatctgggtgcactgtcccttttaGTTAAACCTGCtactgtaattattacagttatttagaaactgcaataattaccttgcagggttaattctACCTCtgatggctgtctaccagactgttactagaggtgcttctgagtCATTAGGcgatgcatgaggacatccagcatcagttaaaatcccatatgaaagcattgattcaatacattccTACAGGGTTGTTCAAATGCGAACGCGGCACTTGAGCATTGGGTCCCCAACATTGGCTGGCCTCAGGGGAAGGAGACAGAGCCTGACCCATcgctgagggacattggcactggattcaggtaattgaattaaggtttttttttaaccctttgtgtgctGCAGGGCACACATGTGAatggggcactatagtgctaagaatacaattttgtattcctaacctatagtttccctttaaactaagtatttaggtccccagcccACCTCCGAtcgcatgggaaaggtgttttcacTCATCTTTTTTCCCCAATGCCCGTCTCCCACGGCTGTCCTATTTGattccacctccatggctgagaacatcaatattggtgatctcagccaatccaatgctttcccatagagaagcattgggatgctatagcacatgcgcggcaaaacgCTGAGCCAaacagcatctcatcatagagatgcattgaatcaatgcatctctattgggagtGCTCAGCGTCtttatgcagagtgtggagactctGAAGAaaaaggaagtacctctagtggccctctgagtgactgccactagaggtgttactaggtagcaatgtaaacacggtcttttctcttaaaaggcagtgtttacattgaaaagctttCAGGGACAGGCTAGACACCAAACCCTGCAgaggtcctggtgactatagtttccctttaattacaaCATTACATTCACTACAGAAGTTATAATGAGCATAAAAAAGCTTGAAATAAGGCAGTTACAAGTAACATTCATAGTAatgggtaaaagaaaaaaaaaatgcaaaatgttaAAGCAAGTCAAGTAAATTACCAACTAAAGAACTGCTGCAGAGTCTCCAAATAGaaataaacaacaatacaatAACGTTTTACTGTAGGATAGTATTACAAGAATgctctcacatgtacatattgtgGTTAAGGTGTGGGGAGTAGGGAGGAGACAGTTGCAAACATTTATATCTGCATAACACACACCAGTACAGCAAATCAAGGATATAAACGACATATGTTTGGTACTGGCAATGCAGCCATGACAGGTTTTCTATTACCAGATTTGGGTTTACTGCA
This Pelobates fuscus isolate aPelFus1 chromosome 3, aPelFus1.pri, whole genome shotgun sequence DNA region includes the following protein-coding sequences:
- the LMAN2 gene encoding vesicular integral-membrane protein VIP36; the encoded protein is MAVVLCHHGVALLFLPLLILHPRSTADMTDGNSEHLKREHSLIKPYQGVGSSSMPLWDFSGSTMLTSQYVRLTPDERSKEGSIWNRIPCFLKDWELHVQFHVHGSGKKNLNGDGFALWYARDRLQPGPVFGNRDKFHGLAIFVDTYPNDETTERVFPYISVMVNNGTVEYDHSKDGRSAELAGCTVDIRNRNHDTFLAVRYSRGRLTVMTDIEDKNEWKNCVDISGVRLPTGYFFGASAATGDLSDNHDIISMKLYQLMVEHSPDDENIDWTKIEPSVSLLKSPKDNVDDPTGNFRSGPLTGWKVFLLLLAALLGIIVCAVVGAVVFQKRQERNKRFY